Proteins co-encoded in one Gossypium arboreum isolate Shixiya-1 chromosome 11, ASM2569848v2, whole genome shotgun sequence genomic window:
- the LOC108471711 gene encoding sugar transporter ERD6-like 15, protein MEQQRTEATESLLVRQGNNNLVYNEENSGVGVGDGGSVAVSDVTTILGLSTFVAACIAFGSGCALGYSSPTQFSIMEDLGLSVAEFSFFGSILSIGSLLGAAISGKITDLLGRKLTMRILNLFYIGGWLAIAFTKTPWLLDLGRISLGFTIGIFSYLMPIYISEITTKNVRGRFTAIPALTVGWGISFMYVVGSFVSWRTLALIATIPGLLQLLPLFFIPESPRWLAKVGRDEEIEDVLLCLRGNKADIFNEAAEIKDFVESLKSSSKEGMLEIFQKKYVRQLLTVAGMIILMNLGGVNAFAFYSGVIFVSAGLSSMVGLTTLAATQTIVGIVGILLIDKLGRRPLLLVSTAVLCFSSFLTGLSFFLKELNLWEQGSPVLALIGLLMYTGSTIVGAGITSLLLSELFPINIKGSAGSICNFMGSFTGWIVAYYFNFLREWSSTGTFFIFSAFFCTNFILSATMVPETKGRTLEEIQASISHSSV, encoded by the exons ATGGAGCAGCAAAGAACCGAAGCAACTGAGTCTTTGCTTGTAAGACAAGGAAACAACAACCTTGTTTACAATGAAGAAAACAGTGGTGTTGGTGTTGGGGATGGAGGGTCGGTGGCTGTTTCTGATGTTACCACCATTCTTGGTCTTAGCACCTTTGTGGCAGCTTGTATTGCCTTTGGGTCTGGCTGTGCT CTGGGATATTCATCACCTACTCAATTTTCAATCATGGAAGACTTGGGACTTTCTGTTGCTGAG TTTTCATTTTTTGGTTCAATTCTGAGTATTGGATCACTTCTAGGTGCTGCAATAAGTGGGAAGATAACAGATTTGCTTGGCCGGAAATTG ACCATGAGGATTTTGAATTTGTTCTACATCGGAGGCTGGCTTGCCATAGCATTTACAAAG ACCCCTTGGTTGCTTGACCTTGGAAGAATATCACTAGGATTCACAATTGGAATTTTTTCTTACTTG ATGCCCATCTATATTTCTGAAATAACAACAAAGAATGTAAGAGGAAGATTTACAGCCATACCCGCG TTGACGGTTGGTTGGGGCATATCGTTCATGTATGTTGTCGGTTCCTTTGTCAGTTGGCGCACATTGGCTCTGATAG CTACTATTCCTGGTCTACTTCAACTGCTACCACTCTTCTTCATACCAGAATCTCCGCGATGGCTG GCAAAAGTTGGCCGTGACGAAGAGATTGAAGATGTTTTGTTGTGCCTCAGGGGAAATAAAGCTGATATTTTTAATGAAGCAGCTGAAATAAAA GATTTTGTGGAATCTCTTAAAAGTTCCTCAAAGGAAGGAATGCTAGAAATATTTCAAAAGAAGTATGTTCGACAATTACTT ACTGTTGCTGGAATGATAATCCTAATGAATTTGGGAGGAGTCAATGCGTTTGCGTTTTATTCTGGCGTTATCTTTGTCTCAGCTG GTTTATCTAGTATGGTTGGACTCACCACACTGGCTGCTACTCAG ACAATTGTTGGAATTGTGGGTATACTCCTAATTGATAAATTAGGAAGGCGACCGCTCCTACTG GTGTCTACAGCTGTATTGTGTTTCAGTAGCTTCCTCACAGGATTATCATTTTTCTTAAAG GAATTAAATTTGTGGGAGCAAGGTAGTCCTGTTTTGGCACTCATTGGCTTATTG ATGTACACGGGATCTACCATAGTTGGCGCAGGAATAACTTCGCTGTTATTATCAGAG TTATTTCCAATAAATATAAAAGGTTCAGCAGGAAGCATATGTAATTTTATGGGCAGTTTCACTGGTTGGATTGTTGCATATTACTTTAACTTCCTACGTGAATGGAGCTCAACAG GGACATTCTTTATATTTTCAGCCTTTTTCTGTACAAATTTCATCCTATCAGCAACAATGGTGCCCGAGACTAAAGGACGAACACTGGAGGAAATACAGGCATCAATTAGTCATTCTTCAGTTTAA